The Prosthecobacter dejongeii genome contains a region encoding:
- a CDS encoding DUF1449 family protein, translating to MIELIQEAFATHHLPLTALLGMVMFYWLMVMVGALDFDLDLLDGGSDMPDLSADHGGSSLGGAMLTAGKFLGFSQVPIAIWGSFFILFLWLAGLILNYRFNGEAGERSLATAALLLIPGGILSLAATKLITYPVAKLFAAMSDVDTESVAIVGQAGVVTTTVLDDQHGQVEVRQEGAPALINARLQPGQSPLQKGDRIRVLEASPEGSYYYVQSIQPHTLP from the coding sequence GTGATCGAACTCATTCAAGAAGCCTTTGCGACCCATCACCTACCGCTCACTGCGTTGTTAGGCATGGTGATGTTTTATTGGCTGATGGTCATGGTGGGAGCGCTGGATTTTGATCTCGATCTTCTTGATGGTGGCTCGGACATGCCTGACCTTTCAGCGGATCACGGCGGCAGTTCTCTCGGTGGGGCCATGCTCACAGCAGGGAAGTTCCTGGGCTTCTCGCAGGTGCCCATCGCCATCTGGGGCAGCTTCTTCATTCTCTTCCTCTGGCTGGCAGGCCTGATCCTGAATTATCGCTTCAATGGGGAGGCGGGTGAACGCAGTCTCGCCACGGCTGCTCTGCTGCTGATTCCTGGCGGAATCTTGAGCCTGGCTGCAACAAAGCTGATCACCTACCCGGTGGCTAAACTCTTCGCGGCCATGAGCGATGTGGATACGGAAAGTGTCGCCATCGTGGGGCAGGCCGGGGTGGTCACCACCACCGTTTTGGATGATCAGCATGGTCAGGTAGAAGTACGGCAAGAGGGCGCACCTGCGCTCATCAATGCCCGGCTACAGCCTGGCCAATCTCCTTTGCAGAAAGGGGACCGTATCCGTGTCCTCGAGGCGTCTCCCGAAGGCTCCTATTATTACGTCCAATCCATTCAACCTCACACACTCCCATGA
- a CDS encoding M64 family metallopeptidase, whose amino-acid sequence MKTLHSLLGLTLLFLTLGMAQAQTSILEVVGAEGPRSQRLNMVFLSEGFTQAELDAGKFSTHVDGVLAYLFAQEPWSRYRSYFNVYLIEIASNQSGTDNPYGNPAYTRDTYFSTGFHPQIERLLVLSSAGTSRAYSLLNKHVPEYDIPIVIVNDETYGGSGGPIAVASLDSFGAELVEHEVGHSFAKLADEYDFDTPGYPDGEFPNATRKTVLSQIRWNMWIEPGTPLFTPEYDPLYTNKVGHFEGAHYRSVGYFRPHDAALMRFLGAAPGAVTREAFVLNYYSRVSPVDSHSPVSLKQTVTQRTLLSFSVVPKAPTTGPGLTVSWKVDGVALLGLSNPTFNVPSQNLGEGTHTVTAVITDPTEWVRRDPTGLVEETRTWTLTLSNQGEPPVINDGPASLLVEVGDTASFNVDATAAGPGVLTYQWYKNGKAIANAKTASFSVPSALLSDGAMYTVRVMGDGAFVEASADLVVVDPRVQTLVLAEGKTAALTPIVSGPVQGYQWLRNSTVIGNGTAGFSGLGTAKLNIFPLAVNSHNGTYSVKLTTDAGEETYVTHQLEIFNQPPQLALSAGASLPAGQVAAIYEAEIVALPIPGKPASTYGATGLPPGLKVDAKTGRITGRPTAFKADKAGNVIPYAVTLSAGNGKGTTKVTVNLLISPLPQNTVGTFVAALPRHGLNGGLGGRIDLVTTATGTYSGKVVMGSLTYSFKGLLTSTVGVPQVTGAINLPRAGKPTPASLELSFTLIGPPQLMVGILGANGDGFGFNGWLNPWSKANAADAYDGYYTFQMDLFAPPVGIPAGKVFGSYTVAADGKTLISGRTPDGETFTGASHLGLGGQLMLFSLQKGKPQGSVVGAIRINSQGDQDDANNSMDPQLGQISWWKPESTDPKARVYKDGVGPVDLLITGGRYNPPVSPQVVLNLDPGVSNAVLRFTGASLSGVSNPPGTELDILAGSKAQPSEPLAANTTLTFNPKLGTFTGKFSLLDANPREIAPLQVPRVVTYQGIITKGGSTLYGYGFFLLPDLPSVSLEDTPTTSPIQSGAVNLIKVTDLP is encoded by the coding sequence ATGAAAACATTGCATTCATTGTTAGGCCTCACACTGCTCTTCCTCACCCTGGGGATGGCGCAGGCACAGACTTCTATTTTGGAGGTTGTGGGGGCAGAGGGCCCGCGCAGCCAGCGGCTGAACATGGTCTTCCTGTCGGAGGGGTTTACTCAGGCAGAACTGGATGCGGGCAAATTCTCCACGCATGTGGATGGAGTGTTGGCTTACCTTTTTGCTCAGGAGCCCTGGAGCCGCTATCGCTCCTACTTCAATGTTTACCTCATTGAGATTGCCTCGAACCAGTCTGGTACGGACAATCCGTATGGCAATCCCGCCTACACCCGCGACACGTATTTTAGCACAGGCTTTCATCCGCAGATTGAGCGTCTTTTGGTTTTGTCCTCCGCAGGCACTAGCCGGGCCTACTCATTACTCAACAAACACGTGCCCGAGTATGACATCCCCATCGTCATTGTGAATGATGAGACTTATGGTGGCTCCGGCGGGCCTATTGCGGTGGCTTCTTTGGATTCCTTTGGTGCTGAGCTAGTGGAACATGAGGTAGGTCATTCCTTTGCCAAGCTGGCGGATGAGTACGATTTCGACACTCCTGGTTATCCCGATGGCGAGTTTCCCAATGCCACCAGGAAGACCGTACTCTCGCAGATCCGCTGGAACATGTGGATCGAGCCGGGCACGCCCCTCTTCACGCCTGAGTATGATCCGCTTTATACAAACAAAGTGGGGCATTTTGAAGGGGCGCACTACCGCTCGGTCGGCTATTTCAGGCCGCATGATGCCGCCCTGATGCGTTTCCTCGGAGCTGCCCCAGGAGCTGTCACGCGCGAGGCCTTTGTGCTGAACTATTATAGCCGCGTCTCCCCGGTGGATTCTCATTCGCCCGTGAGTTTAAAACAGACTGTCACGCAGCGCACGCTGCTCTCCTTTTCCGTTGTGCCAAAAGCACCCACCACCGGGCCGGGGTTGACCGTGAGCTGGAAGGTTGACGGTGTGGCGCTGCTCGGTCTCTCCAACCCCACTTTCAATGTTCCCAGCCAGAACCTGGGAGAGGGCACGCATACGGTGACAGCTGTGATCACGGACCCTACTGAGTGGGTGCGCCGGGACCCCACGGGCCTGGTGGAAGAAACCCGCACCTGGACGCTGACGCTGAGCAACCAGGGCGAGCCGCCTGTCATCAATGACGGCCCAGCCTCCCTGCTGGTGGAGGTAGGCGATACCGCCAGCTTCAATGTGGATGCCACCGCTGCTGGCCCGGGTGTGCTGACCTATCAATGGTACAAAAATGGCAAGGCCATCGCCAATGCCAAAACGGCCTCGTTTTCTGTGCCGAGTGCGCTGCTGTCTGACGGGGCCATGTACACGGTGCGCGTGATGGGAGATGGTGCTTTCGTCGAGGCCTCGGCGGATCTCGTGGTGGTGGATCCACGCGTGCAGACGCTGGTCCTCGCCGAGGGCAAGACGGCCGCCCTGACGCCCATCGTGAGTGGTCCGGTGCAGGGCTACCAATGGCTGCGGAATAGCACGGTCATCGGCAATGGCACAGCCGGTTTTAGTGGTCTGGGCACGGCGAAGTTAAATATCTTTCCTCTCGCCGTAAACAGCCATAATGGAACTTACAGTGTGAAGCTCACGACTGATGCTGGTGAGGAGACCTACGTCACCCATCAGTTAGAGATCTTTAATCAGCCGCCGCAGCTTGCTCTTAGTGCAGGGGCTTCGCTGCCTGCGGGCCAGGTCGCTGCCATTTATGAAGCCGAGATTGTCGCGCTGCCTATCCCCGGTAAACCGGCCTCCACCTATGGGGCCACCGGTCTGCCCCCTGGGCTGAAGGTGGATGCCAAAACGGGCCGCATCACAGGCCGACCCACAGCATTCAAAGCCGATAAAGCAGGCAACGTCATCCCCTACGCCGTCACCCTCAGCGCGGGCAACGGCAAAGGGACGACGAAGGTCACGGTGAACCTGCTCATCTCACCTCTACCGCAAAACACCGTGGGTACCTTCGTCGCTGCTTTGCCCCGCCATGGCCTGAATGGCGGCCTGGGGGGGCGGATAGATCTGGTGACCACAGCTACCGGCACCTACAGCGGCAAGGTGGTGATGGGCAGCCTAACGTACAGTTTCAAAGGCCTGCTGACCTCCACGGTCGGCGTTCCTCAGGTGACGGGGGCCATCAACCTCCCACGTGCGGGTAAACCGACCCCTGCTTCCCTGGAGCTCTCCTTTACCCTCATCGGCCCGCCACAGTTGATGGTCGGAATTCTGGGGGCGAATGGAGATGGCTTTGGCTTCAACGGTTGGTTAAACCCATGGAGCAAGGCGAATGCTGCGGACGCTTACGATGGTTATTACACCTTCCAGATGGACCTATTCGCACCTCCCGTCGGCATACCTGCGGGCAAAGTTTTTGGCTCTTACACCGTCGCTGCTGATGGCAAGACCTTGATCTCAGGAAGGACGCCCGATGGCGAGACCTTCACCGGTGCTAGCCACTTGGGCCTAGGCGGCCAGTTGATGCTCTTCTCACTGCAAAAGGGCAAGCCTCAGGGCTCAGTGGTGGGCGCAATCCGCATCAATTCGCAGGGGGATCAAGACGATGCGAACAACTCGATGGATCCGCAGCTGGGGCAAATCAGTTGGTGGAAGCCTGAAAGTACGGATCCTAAAGCGCGAGTTTACAAAGACGGCGTGGGTCCTGTGGATCTGCTTATCACTGGTGGTCGCTACAATCCACCTGTCTCACCCCAGGTGGTTTTGAACCTGGATCCAGGTGTCTCCAATGCGGTGCTGAGATTCACCGGGGCTAGCCTTAGCGGTGTCTCAAATCCGCCAGGGACTGAGCTGGACATCTTGGCCGGAAGTAAAGCCCAGCCTTCTGAGCCTCTGGCGGCGAATACCACCCTGACTTTCAATCCGAAACTGGGCACCTTCACGGGCAAGTTTTCTCTGTTGGATGCGAACCCACGCGAGATCGCCCCTCTCCAGGTGCCGCGTGTGGTGACGTATCAGGGCATCATCACAAAGGGTGGCAGCACGCTCTATGGCTATGGTTTTTTCCTGCTGCCAGATCTGCCCTCCGTCTCGCTGGAAGATACGCCCACCACCAGCCCGATCCAGTCGGGTGCGGTGAACTTGATCAAGGTGACTGACCTTCCTTAA
- a CDS encoding neutral/alkaline non-lysosomal ceramidase N-terminal domain-containing protein, which produces MKWLLPVLLLVVTAFIVAQAPVPAPAWKVGVASVKITPETLMWMAGYAGRTKPAEGVELDLFAKALVIEDGQGGKFALITMDLIGVPRNVRLFVAAEVEKQYGISPARLAINASHTHSGPELRTTSTHGTDDPAQREKEAAAYTAQLQDRLVALVGEALKKAVPATLHFSQAQCGFAMNRRMPNAQGGYDNFPNPDGPVDHSVPVLKAADAQGKDLAYVFGYACHCTTLGHQKFSGDYAGYAQQALEQAHPGVTALFMNGCSGDQNPYPRRTMELAQTHGRTLAMAVETALTTRMKPLTGDIRAAYREIPLAYDTLPDREQLQEKMQSKTRLDADHAKRVLARLEADGSLPQTYPYPVQVLRLGPDLTWVTLGGEVVVDYSLRLKKELKDPIVWVSAYTNDVPTYIPSLRVWKEGGYEGGDAMKWGTHPTRWSPAVEDHILSTVKELRREME; this is translated from the coding sequence ATGAAATGGCTCCTCCCGGTCCTGCTGCTCGTCGTCACCGCCTTCATCGTAGCCCAGGCTCCGGTGCCTGCCCCAGCCTGGAAGGTGGGGGTGGCCTCGGTCAAAATCACCCCAGAAACCCTCATGTGGATGGCGGGCTATGCCGGACGGACGAAACCTGCGGAAGGGGTGGAGCTGGACCTTTTTGCCAAGGCGCTGGTGATAGAAGATGGCCAGGGCGGCAAATTTGCCCTCATCACGATGGATCTCATCGGCGTGCCGCGAAATGTGCGCCTGTTTGTGGCGGCGGAGGTGGAAAAGCAGTACGGCATCTCCCCGGCGCGCCTGGCCATCAATGCCAGCCACACGCACAGCGGCCCGGAACTGCGGACGACGAGCACGCACGGGACAGATGACCCGGCGCAGCGGGAAAAGGAGGCGGCGGCCTACACGGCGCAGTTGCAGGACCGACTGGTGGCCCTGGTGGGGGAGGCGCTGAAAAAAGCGGTGCCGGCCACGTTGCACTTCAGCCAGGCCCAATGCGGCTTTGCCATGAACCGCCGCATGCCCAATGCCCAAGGAGGCTACGATAACTTTCCGAATCCGGATGGTCCCGTGGATCACTCGGTGCCTGTGCTGAAGGCAGCGGATGCGCAGGGGAAGGATCTCGCCTACGTTTTTGGTTATGCCTGCCACTGCACCACCCTGGGTCACCAGAAATTCAGCGGCGACTACGCGGGCTACGCCCAGCAGGCGCTGGAGCAGGCCCACCCCGGTGTGACGGCCCTGTTTATGAACGGCTGCAGTGGGGACCAAAATCCCTACCCGCGCCGGACGATGGAGCTGGCGCAGACGCATGGCCGCACCCTGGCCATGGCGGTGGAGACGGCGCTGACCACCCGCATGAAACCCCTGACGGGCGACATCCGCGCTGCTTACCGGGAGATCCCCCTGGCCTATGACACCCTGCCAGACCGGGAGCAGTTGCAGGAGAAGATGCAGTCCAAAACCCGTCTGGATGCCGACCACGCGAAGCGCGTGCTGGCCCGCCTGGAGGCCGATGGCAGCCTGCCGCAGACCTACCCGTACCCTGTGCAGGTGCTGCGCCTGGGGCCGGACCTCACCTGGGTGACGCTGGGAGGAGAAGTGGTGGTGGACTACTCCCTGCGGCTGAAAAAGGAGCTCAAGGACCCCATCGTCTGGGTCAGTGCCTACACCAATGATGTGCCCACTTACATCCCCAGTTTGCGCGTGTGGAAAGAGGGCGGCTATGAAGGCGGTGACGCCATGAAATGGGGCACCCACCCCACCCGCTGGAGTCCGGCAGTGGAGGACCACATTCTTTCCACGGTGAAGGAGCTGCGCCGAGAAATGGAGTAA
- the lpdA gene encoding dihydrolipoyl dehydrogenase — MNYDLIVIGGGPAGYVGAIRAAQLGKKVACVENDRAGGTCLNWGCIPTKALLKNAELYHTLTHRAEEFGLKIGSVEYDWSKVIGRSRGVSDKLNKGIEFLFKKNKVDYLKGTASIPAEGKVEVTAADGSKTTHEAANILIATGAKTRDMPGFPFNGTTVIGSKEAMTLATQPKSIVIIGAGAIGIEFAYFFNAYGTKVTVVEMLPDVLPVEDTEVSKVVEKSLAKSGIRILTNTKVTGTSEDGKGVKITVEGAANETLEADVCLVAIGVKPVLPGGIELKLTDRGWLQTDDRYQTSVKGIYAAGDIIGPPWLAHVASYEAVQCVEGLFAKHKPKKVTVFPGCTYCNPQVASIGLTERAAKEKGLKFKVGKFPYVASGKALAAAESEGFVKILYGEPHGEIIGAHIVGSESTEMIAEIGLAMNLEATWDEIEATIHAHPTLSEMVKEATEVAKGHPIHV, encoded by the coding sequence ATGAACTACGACCTCATCGTCATCGGCGGCGGGCCTGCGGGCTACGTCGGAGCCATCCGCGCAGCGCAACTCGGCAAAAAAGTGGCCTGTGTGGAAAATGACCGCGCTGGGGGCACCTGCCTGAACTGGGGCTGTATCCCCACCAAAGCTCTGCTGAAAAACGCCGAGCTGTATCACACCCTCACCCATCGTGCCGAAGAGTTCGGCCTGAAGATCGGCAGCGTGGAGTATGACTGGTCCAAGGTCATCGGCCGCAGCCGTGGAGTGTCTGACAAGCTGAACAAGGGCATCGAGTTCCTCTTCAAAAAGAACAAGGTGGACTACCTCAAAGGCACTGCCAGCATCCCAGCGGAAGGCAAGGTGGAAGTCACCGCCGCCGATGGCAGCAAGACCACCCACGAGGCCGCCAACATCCTCATCGCCACCGGGGCCAAGACCCGCGACATGCCCGGCTTCCCCTTCAATGGCACCACCGTCATCGGCAGCAAGGAAGCCATGACTCTGGCCACCCAGCCGAAGAGCATCGTCATCATCGGCGCAGGCGCCATCGGCATCGAGTTCGCTTACTTCTTCAACGCCTACGGCACCAAAGTCACCGTGGTGGAAATGCTGCCTGACGTGCTTCCCGTGGAAGACACCGAAGTCTCCAAAGTGGTGGAAAAGAGCCTGGCCAAATCCGGCATCCGCATCCTCACCAACACGAAAGTCACCGGCACCTCCGAAGACGGCAAGGGCGTGAAGATCACCGTCGAAGGCGCCGCCAATGAGACCCTGGAGGCCGATGTCTGCCTTGTCGCCATCGGCGTGAAGCCCGTGCTGCCAGGCGGCATCGAGCTGAAGCTGACCGACCGCGGCTGGCTGCAGACGGACGACCGCTACCAAACCAGCGTCAAAGGCATCTACGCCGCAGGCGACATCATCGGGCCACCGTGGCTCGCCCACGTGGCCAGCTATGAGGCCGTGCAGTGCGTGGAAGGCCTCTTCGCCAAGCACAAACCGAAGAAAGTCACCGTCTTCCCAGGCTGCACCTACTGCAACCCGCAGGTGGCCAGCATCGGCCTCACCGAGCGCGCGGCCAAGGAAAAAGGCCTCAAGTTCAAGGTGGGCAAGTTCCCCTACGTCGCCAGTGGCAAGGCCCTCGCCGCCGCTGAGTCCGAAGGCTTTGTCAAAATCCTCTACGGTGAGCCTCACGGCGAAATCATCGGCGCGCACATCGTCGGCAGCGAAAGCACCGAGATGATCGCCGAGATCGGCCTGGCCATGAACCTGGAAGCCACCTGGGACGAAATCGAAGCCACCATCCACGCCCACCCCACCCTGAGCGAAATGGTGAAAGAAGCGACCGAAGTGGCCAAGGGCCACCCGATCCACGTTTAA
- a CDS encoding NADH-quinone oxidoreductase subunit A, giving the protein MIENYLPVLLQVVLAGGFAGVTLLISVLLGKSAKRNTMKDSAYECGMLPLTEGQPRFSVKFYIVAMLFVLFDIEVVFLYPGAIIYRDYLSVFGLGIAWAALGFISILGVAFLYAWRKGALDWKN; this is encoded by the coding sequence ATGATCGAGAACTATCTCCCCGTCCTTCTGCAAGTCGTCCTCGCTGGCGGTTTTGCTGGCGTCACGCTGCTGATTTCTGTGCTGCTGGGCAAGTCTGCCAAGCGCAACACGATGAAGGACAGCGCCTATGAGTGCGGCATGCTGCCCCTCACGGAAGGCCAGCCCCGCTTCAGCGTGAAGTTCTACATCGTGGCGATGCTCTTCGTCCTGTTCGATATCGAGGTGGTTTTCCTCTACCCCGGGGCCATCATTTATCGCGACTACCTCTCCGTCTTTGGCCTGGGCATCGCCTGGGCCGCCCTCGGTTTCATCAGCATCCTCGGCGTGGCTTTCCTTTATGCCTGGCGCAAAGGGGCGCTGGATTGGAAAAACTGA
- a CDS encoding Dabb family protein: MIAYLSLYKLRPEVTEEKLEDMMSRARMALLRVPEVLTVKTGKRVNPNDPYPWFVYLEVESMDKLAICQDDPHYIKFREDVLKPNVAEQEATAFEMEPRKDVKYS; encoded by the coding sequence ATGATCGCCTACCTCAGCCTCTACAAGCTGCGCCCTGAGGTGACCGAAGAAAAGCTGGAGGACATGATGTCCCGCGCCCGCATGGCCCTGCTGCGCGTGCCAGAGGTGCTGACGGTGAAAACCGGCAAGCGCGTGAACCCCAACGACCCCTACCCCTGGTTCGTTTACCTGGAAGTGGAGAGCATGGATAAACTGGCCATCTGCCAGGATGATCCCCACTACATCAAATTCCGCGAAGACGTGCTGAAGCCCAATGTGGCCGAGCAAGAGGCCACTGCCTTTGAGATGGAGCCACGCAAGGACGTGAAGTACTCCTAG
- a CDS encoding TonB-dependent receptor: MKKLLALLLFSTVSATAQSVLETVDEALTVATPNQMFRADLSGLMDLELYAPDAPAMGLLNTDDDLFFNPRLTLFLNLQATEHLRGHVQMRVDRGFDPGFASDGQTRLDEYFLEWKPLEKSWINFRLGKFATAFGSWTGRRLSWDNPFITAPMAYNDMLPVTDETFVPLGGIAGRRFKPDNRDTWLPIIWGPSYATGASVFGQVGPVDYAFEVKNAALSSAPRNWDAIQGGWEGTTYTGRVGLRPAPEWNLGASYSHGPYLTDASTIPPMVIIGGAPFLDEGRRDYNQTTLGVDASWAHGPWQVWGELMTSRFETPNAGGFGFVGSSIANRAAAVRVWSGFVEVKRKLGPQWWVATRWNQSWFGDLPGTDTAWDNDGWRADLSVGYRFSRHLQAKLQYSMAGREGAGREGHHLVAGQITLKF; this comes from the coding sequence ATGAAAAAACTTCTCGCCCTTTTGCTTTTCAGCACGGTTTCCGCCACTGCCCAGTCCGTGTTGGAGACGGTGGATGAGGCGCTGACGGTGGCCACGCCTAACCAGATGTTTCGGGCCGATCTCTCGGGTCTGATGGATCTGGAGCTGTACGCACCCGATGCACCGGCCATGGGCCTGCTAAATACGGATGACGATCTGTTTTTCAATCCGCGCCTGACGCTGTTCCTAAACCTCCAAGCCACAGAACATCTGCGTGGCCATGTGCAGATGCGGGTGGACCGGGGATTTGATCCCGGTTTTGCCTCGGATGGGCAGACGCGCCTAGACGAATACTTTCTCGAATGGAAACCTCTGGAGAAAAGCTGGATCAACTTCCGGTTAGGTAAGTTTGCCACCGCCTTTGGCTCCTGGACGGGCCGCCGCTTGTCGTGGGACAATCCCTTCATCACTGCCCCCATGGCATACAATGACATGCTGCCGGTGACGGATGAGACCTTCGTGCCGCTGGGCGGCATCGCCGGTCGTCGGTTCAAACCGGACAATCGTGATACTTGGCTGCCCATCATCTGGGGGCCTTCGTATGCCACGGGGGCGTCGGTGTTTGGCCAAGTGGGTCCGGTGGACTACGCCTTTGAAGTGAAGAATGCGGCGCTGTCTTCGGCTCCGCGAAATTGGGATGCGATTCAGGGTGGCTGGGAGGGCACCACCTACACGGGCAGGGTGGGCCTGCGGCCTGCCCCGGAGTGGAATCTGGGCGCTTCTTACAGCCATGGGCCTTACCTGACAGATGCCTCGACCATCCCTCCCATGGTGATCATAGGCGGGGCACCTTTTCTGGATGAGGGACGGCGTGACTATAACCAGACTACTTTGGGTGTGGACGCTTCATGGGCTCATGGTCCCTGGCAGGTGTGGGGAGAGCTGATGACTAGCCGATTTGAGACGCCCAATGCGGGTGGTTTTGGTTTTGTGGGTTCAAGCATTGCCAATCGAGCAGCGGCAGTCCGAGTCTGGAGCGGCTTTGTGGAAGTGAAGCGCAAGTTAGGCCCCCAGTGGTGGGTGGCGACGAGATGGAATCAAAGTTGGTTCGGCGATCTGCCAGGCACTGACACGGCCTGGGACAATGACGGCTGGCGGGCGGATCTCTCTGTGGGCTACCGCTTTAGCCGCCACCTCCAGGCGAAGCTGCAATACAGCATGGCCGGACGGGAAGGCGCTGGCCGTGAGGGCCACCATTTGGTGGCTGGGCAAATCACCCTCAAGTTCTAA
- a CDS encoding adenylate/guanylate cyclase domain-containing protein, whose amino-acid sequence MTFRAKLQQAILGVVAGTTAAVLMVAQSQNSASYRSMVDTLFSQQMAAFRVEQEAQLQLARKQAARLAESVRLFAALEEGDPETYQVAADELRLAEFDFFRLASAQTGLMPPPEGSRSGHFQEAAERALTVQLETVSKTLPEEQTQAQVGFVLLPGFEGGQDLHRVLALHIRNFDQTVGTLFLGQSVRRLMPVLGGQGNQPLQAAFWTQGQLLGASLPQAAAAPLKALEPTVEQVEFSFQQEGTDYLAHAHLLNAASRFPAAWLVSVFSLEELQAQQKGLQWRVVGIGSVALLLASVAGWLFAAQLSKPIGELVTATNAVRAGNLKVRLERGRTDELAALTESFNDMTAGLELKERYHSVLSMVADARVAEQLMAGSIQLGGELRQVTVVFCDIRGYTALSAGRDPREVITLLNDHMGALTRVVYRWHGVINQFAGDAIMILFGAPASHGDDAQNAVSCALEMIAERQRLNAESHEPMGIGIGIATGTVVAGCIGAENRADYTVVGEHVNLAARLCSSAAAGEIVVDAATHQRLSSNFPSVPLEPLKLKGFADAVTAFRIVIAPSPV is encoded by the coding sequence ATGACCTTTCGTGCCAAGCTTCAGCAGGCCATTCTGGGAGTGGTCGCCGGCACGACAGCGGCAGTGCTGATGGTGGCGCAGTCGCAAAACAGTGCGTCCTACCGGAGCATGGTGGACACGCTTTTCAGCCAGCAGATGGCCGCTTTTCGCGTGGAGCAGGAGGCGCAGCTGCAACTGGCCCGGAAGCAGGCGGCTCGGCTAGCGGAGTCCGTGCGGCTCTTTGCCGCCCTTGAGGAGGGAGACCCAGAAACTTACCAAGTGGCAGCAGATGAACTGCGGCTGGCAGAGTTTGATTTTTTTCGCCTCGCCAGTGCCCAGACTGGCCTGATGCCGCCGCCGGAGGGCAGTCGTTCAGGGCACTTCCAAGAGGCGGCTGAAAGGGCCCTGACGGTGCAGTTGGAAACCGTCTCTAAAACCCTGCCCGAAGAGCAAACTCAGGCGCAGGTGGGTTTTGTCCTGCTGCCGGGTTTTGAAGGCGGGCAGGATCTGCATCGGGTGCTGGCCCTGCACATTCGGAACTTTGACCAGACCGTGGGCACCCTGTTCCTGGGGCAAAGTGTACGGAGGCTGATGCCGGTGCTGGGCGGCCAGGGAAACCAGCCTTTGCAGGCGGCTTTTTGGACGCAGGGGCAGCTTCTCGGGGCCAGCCTCCCCCAGGCCGCCGCCGCACCCCTGAAGGCTCTGGAGCCGACGGTGGAGCAAGTGGAGTTTTCCTTTCAGCAGGAGGGGACGGACTACCTGGCGCATGCGCATCTGCTGAATGCGGCGTCTCGCTTTCCTGCCGCCTGGTTGGTGAGTGTGTTTTCTTTGGAGGAGCTTCAGGCCCAACAAAAAGGATTGCAGTGGCGCGTGGTCGGCATCGGGTCTGTGGCGCTGCTGCTGGCTTCCGTGGCGGGGTGGTTGTTTGCGGCGCAGTTGTCGAAGCCTATTGGCGAGCTGGTGACGGCGACCAATGCGGTGAGAGCGGGAAATCTAAAAGTGCGACTGGAGCGTGGGAGGACAGATGAGCTGGCCGCGCTGACGGAGTCCTTCAATGACATGACGGCAGGACTGGAGCTGAAGGAGCGCTACCACTCCGTGCTGAGCATGGTGGCGGATGCACGCGTGGCTGAGCAGCTCATGGCGGGCAGCATCCAGCTCGGTGGGGAGTTGCGCCAGGTGACGGTGGTGTTTTGCGACATTCGTGGTTATACCGCTCTCAGTGCAGGGCGGGACCCGCGCGAGGTCATCACCCTGCTCAATGATCACATGGGGGCGCTGACACGGGTGGTTTATCGCTGGCATGGGGTGATCAACCAGTTCGCTGGAGACGCCATCATGATCCTGTTCGGCGCCCCGGCGAGCCATGGTGACGATGCGCAGAATGCGGTGAGCTGTGCCCTGGAGATGATCGCCGAACGCCAGCGGCTGAATGCGGAAAGCCATGAGCCGATGGGCATCGGCATTGGCATCGCTACGGGCACGGTTGTGGCCGGCTGCATCGGGGCGGAAAACCGTGCGGATTACACCGTGGTGGGTGAGCATGTGAATTTAGCAGCCCGTCTGTGCAGCAGCGCGGCGGCGGGGGAGATCGTGGTGGATGCAGCTACTCATCAACGGCTGTCTTCCAATTTCCCTTCAGTGCCTCTAGAACCTTTGAAGTTGAAAGGTTTTGCAGATGCTGTCACCGCTTTCCGCATCGTCATTGCCCCCTCCCCCGTCTGA